CACGCCCAGGCCCTTCGCCTCGCTGATCCAGCCGAACTCCTTGAGGATCGGCTGGCTGTAGGTGACTCGGCCGGAGACCTTCTCCTTCGGCTCCGTTGCCAGCAGCAGCGTCGCCTTCGCCATGTACTCCACCGGCTCGCCGCGTGGGTCGTTCATGCCCTCCACCAGGTGATGAAAGACGGTGCCCGGCGTCGGCACCACCTGCGAAGGCGAAACACAGGTGACGCTGATGTTGTGCGGCCAGACCTCCTGCGCCAGCCCCTGCGTGAAGCGCTCCAGCGCCGCCTTCTCCGCGCCGTAGAGCGTGCCGCCGGTGCCCGCCGCGCCGTCGTACGGCCCGCGGCCGGGACCGATCGCCGCGCCGGAGGAGATGTTCACGATCGCGCCGCTCTTGCGCTCAATCATCTCCGGCAACACGTAGTGCGAGAGGAAGAAGGGGCCGTGGAAATTCACCGCAAAGGAGCGCAGCCAGCGGTTCGGCGGGAAGTCCACGACGGGGATGAAGTAGGTGAGCGCCGCGTTGTTGACGAGGATATCGACGGGGCCGTAGGTCTGCCGCGCCGTCTCCAGCAGCTTCTGGCAGTCCGCCTCGTCGGAGACGTTGCAGGCGACGGCGCTGGCCTCGCCGCCGGCGGCCTTGATGCCGCTGACCGTACTCTCCAGCGAGCCTTCGAGGGGATGGTCGCCCTCGCGGATCGTGCGCGCCGCGCAAATCACCCTGCCGCCCTCGGCCGCGAACAGGTCGGCGATCGCCTTGCCGATGCCGCGGCTCGCGCCCGTGACCACCGCGACCTTCCCGTCCAGTTTGCCCATTTGAAAACTCCGTTGGTCTCAGGGGGCAAGCCCCCTCATACCCCCGACAATGAGACGGCCTGCGGCCGTGGTGATTTCACTGCGGGGCGCCCGAACCGGTGTTGCGTCGCTCCTCACGATTGGTGGCGCCGCGCTTGCGTGCGCCCCGGTTTGCTCGTCAAAAAGACGCGGATCGCGCCGCCATC
This region of Dehalococcoidia bacterium genomic DNA includes:
- a CDS encoding SDR family NAD(P)-dependent oxidoreductase codes for the protein MGKLDGKVAVVTGASRGIGKAIADLFAAEGGRVICAARTIREGDHPLEGSLESTVSGIKAAGGEASAVACNVSDEADCQKLLETARQTYGPVDILVNNAALTYFIPVVDFPPNRWLRSFAVNFHGPFFLSHYVLPEMIERKSGAIVNISSGAAIGPGRGPYDGAAGTGGTLYGAEKAALERFTQGLAQEVWPHNISVTCVSPSQVVPTPGTVFHHLVEGMNDPRGEPVEYMAKATLLLATEPKEKVSGRVTYSQPILKEFGWISEAKGLGVDRQGSGYSLI